In Rothia mucilaginosa, one genomic interval encodes:
- a CDS encoding S-ribosylhomocysteine lyase produces MEKMNVESFNLDHRAVAAPYVRIADRKVLPGGDTLIKYDIRFTQPNTAHLEMPTVHSIEHLSAEHMRNHTDRLIDFSPMGCQTGFYALTLGLEPEEFFPILEATLNDILNATEVPAANEVQCGWGANHTLEGAQAAAREFLAARDEWAQVMA; encoded by the coding sequence ATGGAAAAAATGAACGTCGAATCCTTCAACCTCGACCACCGCGCCGTAGCAGCACCCTACGTGCGTATCGCAGACCGCAAGGTCCTGCCCGGTGGCGACACCCTCATCAAGTACGATATCCGCTTCACCCAGCCGAACACCGCGCACCTGGAAATGCCGACCGTGCACTCCATCGAGCACCTGAGCGCCGAGCACATGCGCAACCATACCGACCGTCTGATTGACTTCTCCCCGATGGGTTGCCAGACCGGTTTCTACGCGCTGACCCTGGGCCTGGAGCCCGAGGAGTTCTTCCCCATCCTGGAAGCAACCCTCAACGATATCCTCAACGCGACCGAGGTTCCGGCAGCGAACGAGGTGCAGTGCGGTTGGGGCGCCAACCACACCCTCGAAGGCGCGCAGGCGGCGGCTCGCGAGTTCCTCGCGGCACGCGATGAGTGGGCGCAGGTGATGGCGTAA
- a CDS encoding amino acid permease, with amino-acid sequence MNTTPDSSPVQQGAETSENPQLARGLSLRHIMFIALGSAIGTGLFYGSASAIQLAGPSVLLAYVIGGAAVFMVMRAMGELALAHPVSGAFSEYATRYLGRWAGFVTGWTYALEMALVAIADVTAFAVYMKFWFPNSPSWIWIVSVLLILLAINLAKVKAFGETEFWFTLVKVSAIIAMIVGGVILLFVGVQAHDSVAPSVTNLWALEGGFFANGFTGFLACFTVVMFAFGGIENIGIAAGEAKDPRTSIPKAIRTVPFRILIFYILTLSVIMSLYPWYSVTKANSPFVQIFEGLGIPAAASILNVVIITAAISALNADVYGAGRMMYGLAKQNLAPASFAKVTKNGAPWMTTLIMVLVMAVGVIVNVLFENAFEVVASLATFATVFVWVMILLAHIAFKRSGADTEAQPVRQPLWLSYLALAFMIFIVVLFGCFADTQLALVMGAIWCLFLLGYYRLVVVRARAEA; translated from the coding sequence ATGAATACCACTCCGGACTCATCCCCGGTACAGCAGGGAGCAGAGACATCCGAGAACCCGCAGCTAGCGCGTGGACTCTCCCTGCGCCACATCATGTTCATCGCCCTCGGCTCCGCCATCGGCACCGGCCTGTTCTACGGCTCGGCGTCCGCCATTCAGCTTGCGGGCCCCTCCGTGCTACTTGCCTACGTTATTGGCGGCGCGGCAGTGTTCATGGTGATGCGCGCAATGGGCGAACTCGCCCTGGCGCACCCGGTCTCCGGTGCATTCTCCGAATACGCCACCCGCTACCTCGGACGCTGGGCTGGCTTCGTGACCGGCTGGACCTACGCCCTGGAAATGGCGCTGGTCGCCATTGCGGACGTCACCGCCTTTGCCGTGTACATGAAGTTCTGGTTCCCGAACAGCCCCTCCTGGATTTGGATTGTTTCAGTCCTGCTGATTCTGCTCGCCATTAACCTGGCGAAGGTCAAGGCGTTCGGTGAGACCGAATTCTGGTTTACCCTCGTGAAGGTCAGCGCCATTATCGCCATGATTGTTGGCGGCGTGATTCTGCTCTTCGTGGGTGTGCAGGCACACGACTCCGTGGCGCCCTCCGTCACGAACCTCTGGGCTCTTGAAGGCGGCTTCTTCGCGAATGGATTTACCGGCTTCCTCGCCTGCTTTACCGTGGTGATGTTTGCCTTCGGCGGTATTGAGAACATCGGTATTGCCGCCGGTGAGGCGAAGGACCCGCGCACCTCAATCCCCAAGGCGATTCGCACGGTGCCGTTCCGCATCCTCATCTTCTACATTCTGACCCTTTCGGTCATCATGTCCCTGTACCCCTGGTACTCGGTGACGAAGGCGAACTCGCCGTTCGTGCAGATTTTTGAGGGCCTGGGTATTCCGGCTGCCGCTTCGATTCTGAACGTGGTCATCATTACCGCCGCAATCTCTGCGCTGAATGCGGACGTGTACGGTGCCGGCCGCATGATGTACGGCCTGGCGAAGCAGAACCTGGCACCGGCCTCCTTCGCGAAGGTCACCAAGAACGGTGCGCCCTGGATGACCACCCTCATCATGGTGCTGGTCATGGCGGTCGGCGTGATCGTGAATGTGCTCTTCGAGAACGCGTTCGAGGTGGTCGCCTCCCTGGCAACCTTCGCAACCGTGTTCGTGTGGGTCATGATTCTGCTGGCGCACATCGCGTTCAAGCGCAGCGGCGCCGATACCGAAGCGCAGCCGGTACGCCAGCCCCTGTGGCTGAGCTACCTGGCGTTGGCGTTCATGATCTTTATCGTGGTGCTCTTCGGCTGCTTTGCCGATACCCAGCTGGCGCTGGTGATGGGCGCAATCTGGTGCCTGTTCCTGCTGGGCTACTACCGCCTCGTGGTGGTCCGCGCTCGCGCTGAAGCGTAG
- the mtnN gene encoding 5'-methylthioadenosine/S-adenosylhomocysteine nucleosidase: protein MSAQIPDAFASAFNPVDFDPNAFDPAEAFNSMFELMDGMSNAIIIQVAMDEELAPFLKVTEELQPSFTEGAAVFHPRYLQVGEDQVPLLLVRSKIGLVNAASAVTEAISYSSNCLGVISAGTAGGLARGINVGDVLIGENYTYTDADATAFGYARGQVPGMPESYDGQADEWQDALEHALAALEPVREQAESPWEVRRGQMLAGNSFVTAHNVKDTREAFEGAISTDMETTAIAQVCHNYEIPFIGVRCVSDLCGPEADQDFHLSVDVVAPRSARYALQLAAELWTEAQLEALDLAL from the coding sequence ATGAGCGCACAGATTCCCGACGCTTTCGCATCCGCCTTCAACCCGGTGGACTTTGACCCGAACGCTTTCGACCCGGCTGAGGCGTTCAACAGCATGTTTGAGCTGATGGACGGCATGTCCAACGCCATCATCATTCAGGTGGCTATGGATGAGGAGCTCGCACCCTTCCTGAAGGTGACCGAGGAGCTGCAGCCCTCCTTCACCGAGGGTGCCGCGGTATTCCACCCGCGCTACCTGCAGGTGGGCGAGGACCAGGTTCCGCTGCTGCTGGTTCGCTCCAAGATTGGTCTGGTGAACGCGGCGAGCGCCGTCACCGAGGCGATTAGCTACTCCTCGAACTGCCTGGGCGTCATTAGCGCAGGTACCGCCGGCGGTTTGGCTCGCGGCATCAACGTGGGCGACGTGCTGATTGGCGAGAACTACACCTACACTGACGCCGACGCGACCGCGTTCGGTTACGCGCGCGGCCAGGTTCCCGGCATGCCCGAAAGCTACGACGGTCAGGCGGATGAGTGGCAGGATGCTCTGGAGCATGCGCTCGCCGCACTGGAGCCGGTGCGTGAGCAGGCTGAGAGCCCGTGGGAGGTGCGCCGCGGCCAGATGCTGGCGGGTAACTCCTTCGTGACCGCCCACAACGTGAAGGACACCCGCGAAGCATTCGAGGGTGCCATCAGCACCGACATGGAGACCACCGCTATTGCGCAGGTCTGCCACAACTACGAGATTCCGTTTATCGGTGTGCGTTGCGTCTCTGACCTGTGCGGCCCGGAGGCTGACCAGGACTTCCACCTCTCCGTGGATGTAGTGGCTCCTCGTTCGGCTCGTTACGCTCTGCAGCTGGCTGCTGAACTGTGGACCGAAGCGCAGCTGGAGGCGCTGGACCTGGCTCTCTAA